The Euphorbia lathyris chromosome 3, ddEupLath1.1, whole genome shotgun sequence genome contains a region encoding:
- the LOC136224963 gene encoding histone H2B-like — MAPKAAEKKLAEKKPAEEKNARKAPAEKKQRAGKKLSKESGAADKKKKPSKKSVESYKMYIFKVLKQVHPDIGISSKAMGIMNSFINDIFENLAQESSRLARYNKKPTITSREIQTAARLVLPRELARHAVSEGTKAVTKFTNS; from the coding sequence ATGGCACCTAAGGCAGCAGAAAAGAAGCTGGCAGAGAAGAAACCGGCAGAGGAGAAGAACGCCAGGAAAGCACCGGCAGAGAAAAAGCAGAGAGCAGGGAAGAAATTGTCTAAGGAAAGTGGAGCCGCtgacaagaagaagaagccatccAAGAAGAGTGTTGAGAGTTACAAGATGTACATCTTCAAGGTTCTGAAGCAGGTTCATCCTGATATCGGAATCTCGAGCAAAGCTATGGGGATTATGAACAGCTTCATCAATGATATCTTCGAGAACCTGGCTCAGGAATCTTCTCGTCTGGCTAGGTACAACAAGAAGCCGACAATTACCTCTCGGGAGATCCAGACCGCCGCCAGACTTGTTTTGCCTAGAGAATTGGCTAGGCATGCCGTATCCGAAGGTACCAAGGCTGTTACCAAGTTCACAAATTCTTAG